gttctgagagtctttgtggttgttctgtgtgtctttgtggtggttctgagagtctttgtggtggttctgagagtctttgtggtggttctgtgtgtctttgtggttgttctgagagtctttgtggttgttctgtgtgtctttgtggtggttctgagagtctttgtggttgttctgagagtctttgtggttgttctgtgtgtctttgtggttgttctgagattctttgtggttgttctgagagtctttgtggttgttctgtgtgtctttgtggtggttctgagagtctttgtggttgttctgtgtgtctttgtggtggttctgagagtctttgtggtggttctgagagtctttgtggtggttctgtgtctctttgtggtggttctgagagtctttgtggtggttctgagagtctttgtggtggttctgagagtctttgtggttgttctgagagtctttgtggtggttctgagagtctttgtggtggttctgtgtgtctttgtggtggttctgtgtgtctttgtggtggttctgagagtctttgtggtggttctgagagtctttgtggtggttctgagtgtctttgtggtggttctgagagtctttgtggtggttctgagagtctttgtggtggttctgtgtctctttgtggtggttctgagagtctttgtggtggttctgtgtctctttgtggtgattctgagagtctttgtggtggttctgtgtctctttgtggtggttctgtgtctctttgtggtggttctgagagtctttgtggtggttctgtgtctctttgtggtggttctgagagtctttgtggtggttctgtgtctctttgtggtggttctgagagtctttgtggtggttctgagagtctttgtggtggttctgagagtctttgtggtggttctgtgtctctttgtggtggttctgtgtctctttgtggtggttctgagagtctttgtggtggttctgtgtctctttgtggtggttctgagagtctttgtggtggttctgtgtctctttgtggtggttctgagagtctttgtggtggttctgtgtctctttgtggtggttctgagagtctttgtggtggttccgagagtctttgtggtggttctgagagtctttgtggttgtatctggaaattctttatttttgcttttattttgaaaagctgtAAAGCGACGGGCGGAAGTGGATATTGAACCCTGATTGAGGAGTCAACAGGTGAGTGACGTCAGTTGTGTTAAACATTCTGGTGGTTCAGCCGTAAACCAGACTCCGGTCACAAAGTGTCGTAAAGAGTGAATCCTTCAGACCCGGACCAGCCGGAGTCCTCAGACCAGGTCTTCAGAGGTCTACCGGCTCGTTAGGAGCTCCTCTTCTATTCGGCATCGATCCCGTGAAACAGCAGAACAGAGTTTAATGAAATGTTATGATTTTATAAGGTTGACCCTGGTGGTGGTGTTACAGCTAAATGCGTCCCCAGCAGGTCCAGCAGCCTGAGGGTTAATTCATACTGCAGACTGTGTACTTCTATCAGGGAATACCTCTAACAGAGTACTGTAACCCAGCAGTACAGCAGGTAAGGAAGGAAGCCCGGAGCAGAGCAGCATGTGTTTCAATGTGTAGTTATTACAAGAAACAATAATAATCTGTTTAAACAATAGAAACTAATAGAAACAGCAGATCTTACCTGCGTGTCACGTTCAAAGTCCGTCGGAGTGAAACGGAAGTGAAACTGAGTTTAAAGTGACTCATTATGTGGTGACACCAGGCGGGTCACGTGTCTGAGCTGCTCTACAGCCTGAATCATGGTCGGCCAATAATCGATTAACCCTGCAGATGATCCTGTGGTGTTGTAGTTCTATAGATATGAGTCAGAACAGATCTATATAAACAGATCTAGCCTGTTAAACCTCCGTGTTGGATCCAGACAGCTGGTTTATATATGTGTGGTGACGTCATTTCGGTGATGTGTCAGGAtggccgagcggtctaaggcgctgCGTTCAGGTCGTAGTCTCCTCTGgaggcgtgggttcgaatcccacttCAAACAGACAACTTTTGATCCTTCTAACAGCAGTTTATAGACAtatatgattattttcagaCCTGTGAGGgaaataattcattttaatgagcTTTTACATAAATACAGAAGTAGTGTATGGAGGACGACACATGACACaagtagaaataaataaataaatacaaataagtaaacattgagtgtaaaatatgtattattttatgtcccctttaacatatatttatatcgGGGGGCGCTGTCGAGCGATGAGCGGATAGGACGCAGCCACCTGTAGCTCCAGCagatttacgtttaaaattccatttttttaccaaaacCACTCGAAAATAATTCAGGAAGGTCATCAAGAATATAATCGAAGCCTCTGGGAAGGTAAGAGAGGAAGAAATCCGTGTGAAAATGCCGAAAAAGGCCAACACAAAGCTGGACCCGAGCGAGGGAACAGGCCCGAATGAAGCCTCGGGCTCAACTAGAGACGATAACGCCGGAGGGGTCGCCCGGACGGCGGGTAACAGCGACGTGCTGGGGGCCATAGCAGCGCTACACGCAGAACTGTTCCTTATCAAGTCGGAGATTTGTAAGAAGATTGAAACCGAGATCTCAGAGGTTACGACTACATTGAGATCTCAGAGGTTACGACTACATTGAGATCTCAGAGGTTACGACTACATTGAGATCTCAGAGGTTACGACTACATTGAGATCTCAGAGGTTACGACTACATTGAGATCTCAGAGGTTACGACTACATTGAGATCTCAGAGGTTACGACTACATGAGATCTCAGAGGTTACGACTACATTGAGATCTCAGAGGTTACGACTACATTGAGATCTCAGAGGTTACGACTACATGAGATCTCAGAGGTTACGACTACATTGAGATCTCAGAGGTTACGACTACATGAGATCTCAGAGGTTACGACTACATTGAGATCTCAGAGGTTACGACTACGTTGAGATCTCAGAGGTTACGACTACATGAGATCTCAGGTTACGACTACATTGAGATCTCAGAGGTTACGACTACGTTGAGATCTCAGAGGTTACGACTACGTTGAGATCTCAGAGGTTACGACTACATTGAGATCTCAGAGGTTACGACTACATTGAGATCTCAGAGGTTACGACTACGTTGAGATCTCAGAGGTTACGACTACGTTGAGATCTCAGAGGTTACGACTACATGAGATCTCAGGTTACGACTACATTGAGATCTCAGAGGTTACGACTACGTTGAGATCTCAGAGGTTACGACTACGTTGAGATCTCAGAGGTTACGACTACGTTGAGATCTCAGAGGTTACGACTACATTGAGATCTCAGAGGTTACGACTACATTGAGATCTCAGAGGTTACGACTACGTTGAGATCTCAGAGGTTACGACTACGTTGAGATCTCAGAGGTTACGACTACGTTGAGATCTCAGAGGTTACGACTACGTTGAGATCTCAGAGGTTACGACTACATTGAGATCTCAGAGGTTACGACTACATTGAGATCTCAGAGGTTACGACTACATGAGATCTCAGAGGTTACGACTACATTGAGATCTCAGAGGTTACGACTACATTGAGATCTCAGAGGTTACGACTACATTGAGATCTCAGAGGTTACGACTACATTGAGATCTCAGAGGTTACGACTACATTGAGATCTCAGAGGTTACGACTACATTGAGATCTCAGAGGTTACGACTACATTGAGATCTCAGAGGTTACGACTACATTGAGATCTCAGAGGTTACGACTACGTTGAGATCTCAGAGGTTACGACTACATTGAGATCTCAGAGGTTACGACTACGTTGAGATCTCAGAGGTTACGACTACATTGAGATCTCAGAGGTTACGACTACATTGAGAGGGGAAATTGCACAACTGAAGGCCGAAAACGACGCGGCGATAACAGCGCTGAAGGCAAAACCAAACTCTGAAAGAGTTAGCAGACTCGGCTAGCGGCTCCTCGGACACGATGCAGGACTTGGAGGACAAGGTCAAGAAACTTTCTGGGCAAGTTGAAACTCTCTCAGAAAAATGCCTAGACTTAGAGGGGCGCTCGAAAAGACAGAACTTGAGAGTGGTCGGAATAAAAGAAGGGAAAGAAACTGGGAAGCAGACCAGGGAGTTTGTGGCTCAGATGCTAACAGAGGTGCTAAACCTAGCAGAAACACCGGAGATAGACCGAGCCCACAGGGCCCTGAGGAGACGTCCTGGAGACAACGAGCCACCACGGCAGCTGATCGCGAGGGTACATTACTGTCATGTTTATGAAGACATAATGCAGAAAGTGATGTCCATCAAGGATTTAACATTTCAAGGACAACGGATCCGAATCTTCAGAGACTTCCCTCCTGAAGTAGTTAAACGCCGAGCTGCGTTCACTCCAGCCAGGAGGATGCTACGCCACAAACCTGGAGTCAGATTTGGACTTTTGTACCCAGCCAAGCTACGAGTGTCGCACAACGGATCAGAGAGGTTTTTCACCGACCCGGAGGAGGCTCGTCGTTATGCGGAGCGCCATTTCGGACCTCCAGGGGACGGGGTATGAGGACCAGATAATGAGGGCCCTCCACTTTGAACTTCAGAGAATTACTGAGAGGACTTTCCGTTTAGGATCTCCAAAGAGAGACTGAGATTGAGGACTCCAACAGGAGCCTCTTACAGGTGAACGTCAGGGTGGCTTTTGCAGAAtgttattcttgttatattgaAGGTTAAAGTGCACATTCTGCCACTGTTTACATTCGTTCTAAAGTGCCACAGCCCATTTTGTTCAAAGTGTTTAAGTCTAAGTTTACTGATGTAGTTCTGCTACTGATCCGTTGTATACAGTTGGGCTTATATTAAGCAGACAATTGATTAACAACTGCTGCTATTTTTCTTCCAGTATTTTGTAGTGGGTGCTATTGGATAGAGCACGTTTTCTATGTTTACATTCTGATCCTGAGGGGAACTGGCCAAAAAGACAAATGTTACCTAATTATGACGGAAATACTTAAAGAGGAGGTCAAGTTAAACATACTCTCTCTAAAATCCTTACTCAcccttttttttgcagttgAGCCAGACCTATCCccttgaataataaataatatacctTATGTTAATTCTAGAATTTTTGGTTTTGGGTTCACTATATAACTGTGGGGCTACACCGGAAGGTCAGTATGGTAGTGATTAAGAATTGGTTGTTAGGTAGTTGGTGCAGAGTTTGGACTTCTGGGAGAGAGGGCTGGTCCCGCTCCCAGAGGTCTAAATGTGGGTGCACCAAGGGGAAggtgagtgtttttgtgtttctgttgttttgtttaaggGTAGGAAGGGGGGCGGGGTGGGGAGCAGTGCTACATAGGCTGTATCATTTAACGACAAATGGCAATGCGTCACAATCATTACAGGAGAATGATATTTCCTTATGGTTGCACCGATAGATAAGGACGGAGATATAGGAACAGGACGAAATTTAACTTTTTGCACATGGAATGTGAATGGAATAAATGAACCAGTAAAAAGGGGCAAGGTACTGTCGCACCTGAGAGAGTTACGGGCCGATGTGATTTTCTTACAAGAGACGCATTTGAAAAATGAAGATCATGGTAGAATTAAGGCTGGATGGATAAGTCAAGTATACCATTCCAAGTTTTCAGCCAAGGCTAGGGGGGTGGCTATCCTAATTCGCAAAAATGTTCCATTCTTACATCAGTCTACAATTGCAGATAAAGAGGGAAGATATATTTTGGTTACGGGTGAGATTCAGTCCACACCAATTACATTGCTGAACATATATGGGCCAAATTGGGACGATCCTGAATTTTTTAGGAAAGTCTTTAGTTTGATACCGGACATTTCTACCACAAATTTGCTGATTGGGGGGATTATAATCTAGTCCTGGACACTTATTTGGACAGATCATCTACGCGAAGAATGACATCATCTAACGCTTCTAATTTTCTGAATtcatatattaaaaatacaaactTATTGGATGTGTGGAGAATTTTAAATGCAACAGGTAGAGAATACTCATTTCATTCTCAAGTTCACAATGTATACACCAGAATAGACTACTTCTTGTTGGATGCCAAACTCCTGCCTGGAGTTCAGAATGCGAAATACCACGACATTGTCATTTCTGACCACtgtcccgtctctctctcattgAGGCTGCTCGAGGCTGAAAAGACCTATAGATCCTGGAGGTTTGATCCCCAACTGCTTACGAAAAAACGTTTTTGTGAGTACTTAGAGACTCAGATGAAGTTGTTTTTTGAGACGAATGATAAAGATGATATTTCACCGACTTTGTTGTGGGAAACTTTTAAAGCATATACAAGAGGATGTGTCATTTCCTTTCAATCCTCACAAAAAAAGCGCGACCGTTTTGAAAGATCACAGTTGGAGGACCAAATACGAAAATTAGACGCAGAAAACGCTGCCCAACCGTCCACTGAGGCGCATAATAAAATTTCAGCCCTCAAATACAAGCTCAATCAATTACTCTCTGAAAAAATCTCAAGAGCTTTCATATTTACtaaacagacattttttgaATTTGGCGATAAACCGCACAAGTTGCTGGCAAGGCAGCTACGGAAAAGGGAAAGCGATAGGACCATTCATAAGATAAAATCGGACTCTGGAACTCATATTACCTCACATAGTGACATAAACAGTACCTTTCGGCAATTCTATGAAAAGTTGTACACCTCCCAAGCCCAGGCACCACCCGAGGTTATGGACCATTTTTTACAGGCATGTGATTTGCCCACATTATCACCGAGGGATCAAAATTCCTTGGAGACAGAAATTACATGTGAGGAAATAAAGAAGACGATCAAGTCTTTAAAAAGTGGTAAAAGCCCAGGACCAGATGGGATTTGCAATGAGTTTTATAAAAAGTTTGATAATATGCTAGCCCCATACCTGTTGAGGATGTACAGAAAGGCGTTTGAGGTTGGCACACTACCACCAACACTAAATGAAGCTACTATAACAGTTATTCCAAAGAAAGGGAAAGATTTAGAGCAGGTAGGTTCATATAGGCCAGTGTCACTATTAAACACAGACCAAAAAATCTTGGCCAAATCCTTAGCTAACAGACTCGGTCCTTATATGGCTAAATTGATACACCCGGATCAGACAGGGTTCATTCCGAAAAGACATTCGTTTAATAACTTCAGACgcctttttaatattatgtaCTCTCCCAGACATCCTAAGGAAGATTTGTTCATCTTGAGCTTAGATGCGGAAAAGGCCTTTGACTGTGTGGAATGGCCCTACCTATATGCAGTACtagaaaaatacaaatttggcacaaaatttATTGCATGGGTTAAGATATTGTATAACAATCCCAGTGCTAGAATCCTTACTAACCGGACAGTTTCAGATGCATTCAACCTTTGTAGGGGCACTAGGCAGGGTTGTGCTCTGAGTCCCTTGCTGTTTGCTCTAGCATTGGAGCCTCTTGCAGAAACAATCAGGGCTCACACTGAGATTTTTGGTTATAACACAGAATATACTTCAAATAAAATTTCGCTGTATGCGGACACATAACGAGGCCACTGACTTCTATTCCTATCATATTGGAGACGATTGACTTATTTAGCTCCTTTTCGGGATATAAGATAAATTGGAGCAAGAGCGAACTGATGCCGGTGCGGTGTAGAGATCCAAGTATGCTCGAACAGATTCCATTTAAACTGGCTTTGGAAAAATTTACATATTTGGGGGTAGAGATCACGAAGAAATATAACTCCCTATTTGAAGCTAATTTTATGGCTATGTTAAACAAGTTTAAAACCAAATTAGAGTTTTGGAAAACCCTTCCAATTTCTCTGATAGGTAGAGTGAATGCAATTAAAATGATCTGTCTCCCTCAACTGTTATACCTCTTTCAAAACATACCTATATATCTTACTAAGAGCTTCTTTAAAAAACTCGACTCCATAATTCTACCATTTATCTGGAATTATAAATCCCATAGAATTAGGAAAGACCACCTGTGCAAGCCTAAGGGGGATGGGGGACTGGCTCTACCAGATTTCAGGCTATATTATTGGGCAACAAACATTCGATGTGTTTCCTATTGGCTGGATGAAACGATTGTTCTCGACAGCTGGCTGGATATGGAGCGAGAGGACTGTCTACCCAGCTCACTTGGTGCTATTGTAATGTCTCCCATTCGTCTCAAAAAAGCATGTTATAATTACAATCCGATTATTCATAGCACTACTCAAATTTGGAAACAAATAACCAAACACTTTAAACTTAGAGCTCTATCCTTTACACTTCCGATATCGGCAAACCCGTCTTTTACCCCTTCAACCCTAGATGGAGCCTTTGATCAATGGAAAGAATCAGGACTGAGTAGTGTTGGGGACTTATACATTCGGGGTACGTTTGCTTCCTTTCAGCAGCTTCAGGAGAGGTATGGGCTgtcaaaaacagattttttcagATATCTCCAGATTAGACACTTTGTGAAAACTCATCTTCACAATTTTGAGGTTGCAACACCTGATAAACTAGACCAGTGTCTGAGAGACTGTATAGTAGATAACCATCCAGTTTCATTTGTATACAATACATTGCAGGACCTTCAACAAGTAGATGTGAGCTCTATAAAAAAGGGCTGGGAAAAAGACCTCGGGATAGAAATAACGGAGAACATTTGGGACAAGATCTTGAAGTATGTTCACATCTGTTCTTTGAATGCCAGACACTGTTTGATACAGTTTAAGATTCTGCACAGGCTACATTACTCTAAAGTAAAGCTACATAAAATCTTTCCAGAAACGTCACCAAGATGTGAGAAGTGTGCCCAAGCAGATGCAGATTTACTTCATAGCTATGCACTATGCCctaaaatacaggacttttgggttgcaatattttcattcttttctaAGATTTTTAAAGTCCAATTAAAACCTGATCCACTTTTGGTTATACTAGGAGCTTCCGAAAGCTCTAAAATCCTACAGAACACACAATATCATCTCCTGTCCTATGGTCTCCTTTGTGCAAAGAAACTGATTCTCTTGTTCTGGAAAGGGACAGATGTGCCAACATTTAAATCCTGGATAACAACACTGACTGATCCCCTCCACCTAGAAAGGATCCGATACACCCTTAAAGACAGACTGGAGGTATTTGAAAGGATTTGGAGACCGATGATCTCCTTTATAGGAGGAACAGACAATTAAGACGCAATAGACACATAGTCTTTAGTACCCGAGGTAGCACTGCTCAGGGATGGGAGGGTTACACCGgtttatgtatatactgtatgtcgccAATGTCTCCCTGATTTGTTTGCCTTAGggtgctgtctgtgtttttttagtttttctgttttcctATCATTAcgtatgttttttgtatttgcttgtctccatGTTGTTTGCCATTAGTTCctagttttgtctgtttttgttgttatgtaTAAAAAGTGAGGCATGATAAACACCCCACAAAGTTtgtatcactgacatgcacatgcttcttaataaaaatatttgaaacatatatttatatctgaTTGATGGATACtgaaatataataacaataataaggtgataatgatgatgtcataatCCTTGATCCCGCCCCCAGAGGTTGATTGACAGGCGGGTGTCCTCCTCATCTATTAAAATACTAATCagatatgtatttattcatttggaTGTTTATAGTCCGTCCCCGTCCCCGGCGCTGACGGTCCACCTGTCCTCCAGGTGTCATGGCGGTCTCTCAGGTGCGTCCCGGACTGTTCCTCAGCGGTCTGGACTCGGCCTTGAACGCCAGCGTCCTCTCCAGCAGGAACATCACGCTCATCGTCAACGCCAGCGGGCTGGAGGACGTGTCCTACCCGCCGCTGGACGGCCTGCGTGTCCTCCACGTCCCCGTCCAGGATCGACCTCACGCCCCCCTGAGACAGTACTTTGACCCAGTGGCCGAACGGATCAACCAGAACCAGACGGGGAGGACTCTGGTCCACTGCACCGCCGGCCGGAGCCGATCGCCCGCTCTGATCATGGCCTACCTGATGAGGTAAACCACCGGGTCCCCTCACCTGTCAGAGGCCCCGCGGGGTCCGATCCAGGGTCGCTTCTAGTTGGGTAGTGGTTCTGAGTCCgtttgtggtggttctgagtccgtttgtggtggttctgagtctgtctgtggtggttctgtgtgtctttgtggtggttctgagtctctttgtggtggttctgtgtgtctttgtggtggttctgtgtctgtctgtggtggttctgtgtgtctttgtggtggttctgagtctctttgtggtggttctgagtctctttgtggtggttctgtgtctctttgtggtggttctgtgtctctttgtggtggttctgtgtctctttgtggtggttctgagtctctttgtggtggttctgtgtctctttgtggtggttctgtgtctctttgtggtggttctgagtctctttgtggtggttctgagtctctttgtggtggttctgtgtctctttgtggtggttctgagtctctttgtggtggttctgagtctctttgtggtggttctgtgtctctttgtggtggttctgtgtctctttgtggtggttctgagtctctttgtggtggttctgtgtctctttgtggtggttctgagtctctttgtggtggttctgagtctctttgtggtggttctgagtctctttgtggtggttctgagtctctttgtggtggttctgtgtctctttgtggtggttctgagtctctttgtggtggttctgagtctctttgtggtggttctgagtctctttgtggtggttctgtgtctctttgtggtggttctgagtctctttgtggtggttctgagtctctttgtggtggttctgagtctctttgtggtggttctgtgtctctttgtggtggttctttgtctctttgtggtggttctgagtctctttgtggtggttctgtgtctctttgtggtggttctgtgtctctttgtggtggttctgagtctctttgtggtggttctgtgtctctttgtggtggttctgagtctctttgtggtggttctgtgtctcttactattgtagtagtagcagtagtactactacATTGATGTACTTGTACATGCTAGTACTACTCCTCTGGTCTCTGCAGGTCTGAAGGTCTCAGTCTCCGGCGGGCCCATGAGGTGGTTCTGGACCGGCGTCCTTTCATCCGGCCCAACGCTGGGTTCTGGAGGCAGCTGATGGACTACGAGAAGATGCTGTTCAGCAGGAACACCGTGAGGATGGCGAGGACGTCCGCCGGCGTCCTGCCTGAAGCTCTGCAGGACGCCGAGGACGCCGAGGCGGCGTACTGCGTCAACGTTTGAGGACCCGACGATGACGATCAGAACCAGGATGTAACATTTTAAACCAGGTCCCCATTAAACCTGAAACCAACAACAGGTCGGTCCGTCTCTGAATACTGTccctcttcctgtctgtgtctcagcTCAGAGCCCGTTGGTTCCTACTGAGGACATTAAAGACtctggctgtattcgaaaccgcatactatactagtagtacgtactgatttggccaaaatgtagtatgtagtatgtagtagaccggtctctagagagctccagcagctcatagcggtctctgagcgtgactacccggcttgctggcagcgacccgggcaggcgctcgctggctgtcacggtattctgtggagcttctaaactccgacaacggtggaacaaatgttcg
The Sebastes fasciatus isolate fSebFas1 chromosome 7, fSebFas1.pri, whole genome shotgun sequence genome window above contains:
- the LOC141771006 gene encoding dual specificity protein phosphatase 14, which translates into the protein MAVSQVRPGLFLSGLDSALNASVLSSRNITLIVNASGLEDVSYPPLDGLRVLHVPVQDRPHAPLRQYFDPVAERINQNQTGRTLVHCTAGRSRSPALIMAYLMRSEGLSLRRAHEVVLDRRPFIRPNAGFWRQLMDYEKMLFSRNTVRMARTSAGVLPEALQDAEDAEAAYCVNV